A stretch of Dehalococcoidia bacterium DNA encodes these proteins:
- a CDS encoding GntR family transcriptional regulator has translation MASRGKAESEGGKVLSRSVPLYHQLRELLIQQIESGEWKPGRQLPTEKELSAEFSVSRATVRQALQYLQHQGLIERYPGRGTFVARPKISHNLLDMYVNPSDFKLEGAVARTVIDGLSRRPAPPNVAARLQLPLGDEVWELRRIVTVDGTPDMLITSWLPYRNFPDFDQPLLRSRTMKTFLREQYGIEGGRQHKEIEVTVLDEAEAELLAASVASPAFLFTHVSMRADGRPYEYRKMIVRGDRSKFHVDLEEPEPLV, from the coding sequence ATGGCGTCAAGAGGCAAGGCCGAAAGCGAGGGCGGAAAGGTCCTCAGCCGCTCCGTACCCCTGTACCACCAGCTCCGCGAGCTGCTGATCCAGCAGATCGAGTCCGGCGAGTGGAAGCCGGGGCGCCAGCTGCCGACCGAAAAGGAGCTTTCCGCGGAGTTCTCCGTCAGCCGGGCGACCGTGAGGCAGGCGCTCCAGTACCTCCAGCACCAGGGACTGATCGAGCGCTACCCGGGGCGCGGCACCTTCGTTGCCCGGCCGAAGATTTCGCACAACCTCCTCGACATGTACGTGAACCCTAGCGACTTCAAGCTGGAAGGCGCCGTCGCCCGCACCGTTATCGACGGCCTCTCGCGCAGGCCCGCGCCGCCAAACGTGGCCGCGCGCCTGCAGCTGCCGCTGGGCGACGAGGTCTGGGAGCTGAGACGGATCGTGACGGTGGATGGGACGCCAGACATGCTCATCACGTCATGGCTGCCCTACCGGAACTTCCCGGACTTCGACCAGCCCCTGCTGCGCTCGAGGACCATGAAGACCTTCCTGCGCGAGCAGTACGGGATCGAGGGCGGACGGCAGCACAAGGAGATCGAGGTTACTGTCCTCGACGAAGCGGAGGCGGAACTACTGGCTGCGAGCGTCGCCTCGCCCGCGTTCCTGTTCACACACGTCAGCATGCGGGCGGACGGGCGACCCTACGAGTACCGGAAGATGATCGTGCGCGGCGACCGCTCGAAGTTCCACGTCGACCTCGAGGAGCCGGAGCCGCTGGTCTGA
- a CDS encoding enoyl-CoA hydratase/isomerase family protein — MTTHAGSQPARMLPPVEEREWREVLWETSASGVLTITLNRPERLNALNFRLLREVTQLIEHARSEQSIRVVALRGQGTRAFCSGDDLKGMDPEPGVDSSQTMHHPLLLAIRELPKPVVALIKGFALGHGFELACACDMRLCADNLDAGDHRVYRSIGMNGGTSWFLPRIVGQGRALELLMTGAHMTAEQALAWGWATRVWPLAEFDERAGEYLEMLARLPTIAAGAFKAAVEFSSSHSLRDSLANELAVSARIRGTEDAAEGRRSFHEKRAPVYHGR; from the coding sequence ATGACCACACACGCGGGATCGCAGCCGGCGAGGATGCTGCCGCCCGTCGAGGAACGGGAGTGGCGCGAGGTACTGTGGGAGACATCCGCGTCGGGGGTCCTCACAATCACCCTCAACCGGCCCGAGCGCCTCAATGCCCTGAACTTCCGCCTCCTGCGAGAAGTGACGCAGCTGATCGAGCACGCGCGCTCGGAACAGAGCATTCGCGTCGTCGCCCTTCGCGGGCAGGGGACCCGCGCCTTCTGCTCTGGCGACGACCTCAAAGGCATGGACCCCGAGCCAGGCGTCGACAGCTCCCAGACCATGCACCACCCGCTACTGCTGGCGATACGAGAACTGCCGAAGCCCGTCGTGGCGCTCATCAAGGGCTTCGCGCTCGGCCACGGCTTCGAGTTGGCCTGTGCCTGCGACATGCGGCTCTGCGCCGACAACCTGGACGCCGGTGACCACCGCGTCTACCGCTCTATCGGCATGAACGGCGGCACATCCTGGTTCCTACCCCGCATCGTCGGCCAGGGACGCGCGCTCGAGCTGCTCATGACGGGTGCCCACATGACCGCCGAGCAGGCGCTGGCGTGGGGTTGGGCGACCAGGGTCTGGCCGCTGGCCGAGTTCGACGAGCGCGCCGGCGAGTATCTGGAGATGCTGGCGCGCCTGCCCACCATCGCCGCAGGCGCCTTCAAGGCCGCGGTCGAGTTCTCCTCATCCCACAGCCTGCGCGACTCCCTGGCGAACGAGCTGGCCGTCTCGGCGCGCATCCGCGGTACCGAGGACGCCGCCGAGGGCCGCCGCTCCTTCCATGAGAAGCGTGCGCCCGTCTATCACGGACGCTGA
- a CDS encoding enoyl-CoA hydratase/isomerase family protein: MDGDVVLCERDGPVALVTLNRPDKHNAVNRDMQAALAATIEALEADDDCLVIVLTGAGDKAFCAGADMGEVLERGALEPRPAGAPPPPPAPNGVGAVARAKKPVIGAINGYAYGLGAQLSLSVDIRIASENARWRFVGASYGLVVSGADLPRIVGPAVAKELLFTTRVVDADEALRIGLANRVVPAADLLPTSLEMARQIAANSPGAVRWAKRVVDAATTIEAGRAAEAEAGRALRGTSDNTTRFRAAAERVIGGGA, encoded by the coding sequence ATGGACGGCGACGTAGTCTTGTGCGAGCGCGACGGCCCCGTAGCTCTCGTTACCCTCAACCGACCAGACAAGCACAACGCCGTCAACCGCGACATGCAGGCGGCCCTCGCCGCGACCATCGAGGCGCTGGAGGCGGACGACGACTGCCTGGTGATCGTGCTCACGGGCGCCGGCGACAAGGCCTTCTGCGCCGGCGCCGACATGGGCGAAGTGCTGGAGCGCGGTGCGCTGGAACCGCGGCCAGCGGGCGCGCCCCCACCGCCCCCCGCGCCAAACGGCGTCGGCGCAGTCGCCCGGGCGAAAAAGCCGGTCATCGGCGCGATCAACGGCTACGCCTACGGGCTGGGCGCGCAACTCTCGCTCTCCGTCGACATCCGCATCGCCTCGGAGAATGCGCGTTGGCGTTTCGTGGGCGCCAGCTACGGGCTCGTCGTTAGCGGCGCCGACCTGCCGCGCATCGTCGGCCCGGCGGTCGCGAAGGAGCTGCTCTTTACCACACGTGTGGTCGACGCTGACGAAGCGTTACGTATCGGCCTCGCCAACCGTGTGGTCCCCGCCGCCGACCTGCTGCCAACCTCGCTGGAGATGGCCAGGCAGATCGCCGCCAACTCTCCCGGCGCGGTGCGCTGGGCGAAGCGCGTCGTTGACGCCGCGACGACCATCGAGGCGGGCCGCGCCGCCGAAGCGGAAGCAGGGCGCGCCCTGCGCGGGACCAGCGACAACACGACGCGTTTCAGGGC
- a CDS encoding nitroreductase family protein, with amino-acid sequence MTTTRDLPDIQAIEELLATQRAIRFFADRPVDDALIERVLRAATRAPSARNAQPWRFIVVRNRETKAALGKIFDELGERMPHGAPERMPWEEVPVLIAVCAESGAGAPASVSGAVAQAASIYPAVQNMLLAAHALGLGTVMTTRWKAREEEVKPLLGVPENVAVYAIVPMGWPDRAYGRGKRRPVRELTYRETYGNPWK; translated from the coding sequence ATGACGACCACACGGGACCTCCCTGACATACAGGCGATCGAGGAGCTGCTTGCCACCCAGAGGGCTATTCGCTTCTTCGCCGACCGGCCGGTCGACGATGCCCTGATCGAGCGCGTCCTCCGGGCCGCGACGCGCGCCCCGAGCGCCCGCAACGCGCAGCCCTGGCGCTTCATCGTCGTCCGCAACCGTGAGACCAAGGCGGCCCTGGGCAAGATCTTCGACGAGCTCGGCGAGCGCATGCCTCATGGCGCGCCCGAGCGCATGCCCTGGGAGGAAGTCCCCGTCCTCATCGCCGTCTGCGCCGAGTCCGGGGCCGGTGCTCCTGCATCCGTCTCCGGGGCAGTGGCACAGGCGGCATCGATCTATCCGGCGGTGCAGAACATGCTGCTCGCCGCCCACGCCCTCGGCCTGGGCACCGTGATGACGACCCGCTGGAAGGCCCGGGAGGAGGAGGTGAAGCCCCTTCTCGGCGTGCCCGAGAACGTCGCGGTCTACGCCATCGTCCCGATGGGCTGGCCGGACAGAGCATACGGCCGGGGCAAGCGCCGGCCAGTCCGAGAGCTGACGTACCGCGAGACCTACGGCAATCCCTGGAAGTAG
- a CDS encoding CoA transferase has product MGPLEGVRVLDLTWFHQGGYSTVILADLGAEIIKVERPGVGDPGRQIGRFVKDGATIVPYFIAHDRGKKSITVDLQHPEGKALIERLVPTVDVLVHNFRPGVMERLGLAYEDLRPLNPGLIYASASAYGERGPLREQPGFDIVGQARGGLMSVTGTEESGPLPAGAMVADHTGAMFLAQGITAALYHKARTGEGQALDVSLYGTVMCLQSWEINQYSITGNLPPKSGRGHQLNRGLWGSFQCADGKWLVLAGMGGERFNRFVELAGLKERLESDPALSTPEGRMRDRDRLWRVVEEGMRSRPRDEWLRLFAKHDIIVAPVQDYAEVLEDEQAWANDYLVRVEHPEAGELRIVGTPIHMSGTPAGNFALPPELGQHTEEVLLATGFTWEDLTRLREAGAI; this is encoded by the coding sequence ATGGGACCGCTCGAAGGTGTGCGCGTGCTGGACCTGACCTGGTTCCACCAGGGCGGTTACTCGACCGTGATCCTCGCCGACCTCGGCGCCGAGATCATCAAGGTGGAGCGCCCTGGTGTCGGCGACCCCGGCCGCCAAATCGGCCGCTTCGTCAAGGACGGCGCCACAATCGTCCCCTATTTCATCGCCCACGACCGGGGCAAGAAGAGCATCACGGTGGATCTCCAGCACCCCGAGGGCAAGGCGCTCATCGAACGCCTCGTCCCCACCGTGGACGTGCTCGTGCACAACTTCCGCCCGGGTGTGATGGAGCGCCTCGGCCTCGCCTACGAGGACCTGAGGCCTCTGAACCCAGGCCTGATCTACGCCTCGGCCTCCGCCTACGGCGAGCGCGGCCCCCTGCGCGAGCAGCCGGGTTTCGACATCGTGGGCCAGGCGCGCGGCGGCCTCATGAGCGTCACCGGTACGGAGGAGTCCGGGCCGCTCCCGGCCGGCGCTATGGTCGCCGACCATACCGGCGCCATGTTCCTGGCCCAGGGCATCACTGCGGCCCTCTACCACAAGGCGCGCACCGGCGAGGGCCAGGCCCTCGACGTCTCCCTGTACGGCACCGTGATGTGCTTGCAGTCCTGGGAGATCAACCAGTACTCCATCACCGGCAACCTGCCCCCTAAGTCGGGCCGCGGCCATCAGCTCAATCGCGGCCTCTGGGGCTCGTTCCAGTGCGCCGACGGCAAGTGGCTGGTGCTGGCCGGGATGGGCGGCGAGCGCTTCAACCGCTTCGTGGAGCTGGCCGGCCTCAAGGAGCGGCTCGAATCGGACCCCGCCCTCTCGACGCCAGAGGGGCGCATGCGGGACCGCGACCGGCTCTGGCGAGTGGTCGAGGAGGGCATGCGCAGCCGTCCGCGGGACGAGTGGTTGCGCTTGTTCGCGAAGCACGACATCATCGTCGCGCCGGTGCAGGACTACGCCGAAGTCCTCGAAGACGAACAGGCCTGGGCTAACGACTACCTCGTGCGGGTAGAGCACCCCGAGGCCGGCGAGCTCCGCATCGTCGGCACGCCGATCCACATGTCCGGCACGCCCGCCGGCAACTTCGCCCTGCCGCCGGAGCTTGGCCAGCACACCGAGGAGGTGCTGCTCGCTACCGGTTTTACCTGGGAAGACCTGACGCGCCTGCGCGAAGCGGGGGCCATCTAG